A window from Acidobacteriota bacterium encodes these proteins:
- a CDS encoding sigma 54-interacting transcriptional regulator produces MTPPETLAGGEPADATGDIRQVHGLTEISQALSGTLGLRSALVRVLEILERQQGILRGAVALLSPSGQLQIDAAHGATVDRSGLRYGLHDGVTARVVESGKPVVVPQVSREPMFRDRTSRADLDRRDESFIAVPIQINRKTVGALLVDFPFRRQRDYDHHVRLLKLVATMIALAVRVERLVDAERQRLLEENIHLREELRERYDFSRIVGTSGPMRQVYEQIARVARANTTVLIRGESGTGKELIAHAIHYSSPRAKKPFVKVSCAALPDSLIESELFGYEKGAFTGAQARKKGRFEMADGGTLFLDEIGDVNLSTQVKLLRVLQEREFERLGGTDPVKVNVRLIAATNQDLEKAIAAGTFREDLHYRLNVFTIYVPPLRERKPDILLLVDHFLEKYSIEHGHQIKRISTPAIDMLMSYHWPGNVRELENAIERAVLVCDGNVVHPHHLPPTLQTAEASGTIGDVSLADAVAAYEKTLIQDALKSARGNCSKAAKLLHSTERIISYKVKRLGIDRDRFKG; encoded by the coding sequence ATGACGCCTCCAGAGACGCTCGCTGGCGGCGAGCCGGCCGACGCGACGGGCGACATCCGGCAGGTGCACGGCCTGACCGAGATCAGCCAGGCGCTCTCCGGGACCCTGGGGCTGCGGTCCGCCCTCGTCCGCGTGCTGGAGATCCTCGAACGCCAGCAGGGGATCCTCCGCGGGGCGGTGGCGCTGCTGAGCCCGTCGGGACAACTGCAGATCGACGCCGCGCATGGCGCGACGGTGGATCGGTCGGGGCTGCGCTACGGCCTGCACGACGGTGTCACGGCTCGCGTCGTCGAGAGCGGCAAGCCGGTGGTGGTGCCGCAGGTGAGCCGCGAGCCCATGTTCCGCGATCGCACGTCGCGCGCCGACCTCGATCGCCGCGACGAGAGCTTCATCGCCGTGCCGATCCAGATCAACCGGAAGACGGTCGGCGCGCTGCTCGTGGACTTCCCGTTCCGCCGTCAGCGGGACTACGACCACCATGTCCGCCTGCTGAAGCTCGTCGCCACGATGATCGCGCTGGCCGTCCGCGTCGAGCGGCTGGTCGACGCGGAGCGGCAGCGGCTGCTCGAGGAGAACATCCACCTGCGCGAGGAGCTGCGCGAGCGCTACGACTTCTCCCGGATCGTCGGGACGAGCGGGCCGATGCGCCAGGTGTACGAGCAGATCGCCCGGGTCGCCCGCGCGAACACGACGGTGCTGATTCGCGGCGAGTCCGGCACCGGCAAGGAGCTCATCGCGCACGCGATCCACTACAGCTCGCCGCGCGCGAAGAAGCCGTTCGTCAAGGTGAGCTGCGCGGCGCTGCCCGACTCGCTGATCGAGTCCGAGCTGTTCGGGTACGAGAAGGGCGCGTTCACGGGCGCGCAGGCCCGCAAGAAGGGCCGCTTCGAGATGGCCGACGGCGGCACGCTCTTCCTGGACGAGATCGGCGACGTGAACCTCTCGACCCAGGTGAAGCTGCTGCGCGTGCTCCAGGAGCGCGAGTTCGAGCGGCTCGGCGGCACGGACCCGGTGAAGGTCAACGTGCGGCTGATCGCCGCGACGAACCAGGACCTCGAGAAGGCGATCGCGGCCGGGACGTTCCGCGAGGATCTGCACTACCGGCTGAACGTCTTCACGATTTACGTGCCGCCGCTGCGCGAGCGCAAGCCCGACATCCTCCTGCTCGTGGATCACTTCCTCGAGAAGTACTCGATCGAGCACGGCCATCAGATCAAGCGGATCTCCACGCCGGCGATCGACATGCTGATGAGCTATCACTGGCCGGGCAACGTGCGGGAGCTCGAGAACGCGATCGAGCGTGCCGTGCTCGTCTGCGACGGCAACGTGGTGCACCCTCACCACCTGCCGCCCACGCTCCAGACGGCGGAGGCCTCGGGGACGATCGGCGACGTTTCGCTCGCGGATGCCGTGGCCGCCTACGAGAAGACGCTCATCCAGGACGCGCTGAAGAGCGCCCGTGGCAACTGCTCCAAGGCCGCCAAGCTGCTGCACTCGACGGAGCGGATCATCAGCTACAAGGTCAAGCGGCTGGGCATCGATCGCGACCGCTTCAAGGGCTGA
- a CDS encoding glutamate synthase subunit beta — MGKITGFLEIHRSKPRARPVAERVHDWQEIYLPVREQDIRNQGARCMDCSIPFCHQGCPLGNLIPDWNDLTYRNRWREAIDRLHATNNFPEWTGRLCPAPCEASCVLSINDEPVTIKTIEQTIADRAFDEGWIVPEPPAARTGKRVAVVGSGPAGLAAAQQLNRAGHLVTVFERDDRIGGLLRYGIPEFKMEKRVLERRLAVLEAEGVRFKTGVHVGVTIPAAELRSQFDAVVLAGGAAWPRNLNVPGRELGGIHFAMEYLTQQNRVCEGDHVPAGELITAKGKHVVIIGGGDTGADCYGTAIRQGAASVTQLELLPRPPEQRTPNNPWPEWPNVFRISAAHEEGGERLFSVSTDRFSGDAGQVRALHAVKVARIQEGGRTEFRPIAGSEFTMPAELVLLAMGFLGPEHQGMLAELGVQLTERGTVWTDERWMTSVPGVFAAGDMQRGQSLIVWAIAEGRSVAHAVDAHLMGSSMLPAPVRSQGAA, encoded by the coding sequence GTGGGTAAGATCACCGGGTTCCTCGAGATCCACCGGTCGAAGCCGAGGGCGCGACCCGTCGCGGAGCGCGTGCACGATTGGCAGGAGATCTACCTGCCGGTTCGGGAACAGGACATCCGCAATCAGGGCGCGCGCTGCATGGACTGCAGCATCCCGTTCTGCCATCAGGGCTGTCCGCTCGGGAACCTCATCCCGGACTGGAACGACCTGACGTATCGGAACCGGTGGCGCGAGGCCATCGACCGGCTGCACGCGACGAACAACTTCCCGGAGTGGACCGGCCGCCTGTGCCCGGCACCCTGCGAGGCGTCGTGCGTGCTGAGCATCAACGACGAGCCGGTGACCATCAAGACCATCGAGCAGACGATCGCGGACCGGGCGTTCGACGAAGGCTGGATCGTGCCAGAGCCGCCGGCGGCGCGCACCGGCAAGCGCGTGGCGGTGGTCGGATCCGGGCCGGCCGGCCTGGCCGCTGCGCAGCAGTTGAACCGGGCGGGCCATCTCGTGACCGTCTTCGAACGCGATGACCGGATCGGCGGCCTGCTGCGCTACGGGATCCCCGAGTTCAAGATGGAGAAGCGCGTGCTCGAGCGCCGGCTCGCCGTGCTCGAGGCGGAGGGGGTCCGGTTCAAGACGGGCGTGCACGTCGGCGTCACGATCCCGGCGGCCGAGCTGCGGTCGCAGTTCGACGCCGTGGTGCTCGCCGGAGGCGCCGCCTGGCCCCGCAACCTGAACGTGCCCGGGCGGGAGCTTGGCGGCATCCACTTCGCCATGGAGTACCTCACGCAGCAGAACCGCGTGTGTGAGGGAGACCACGTCCCGGCCGGGGAGCTCATCACCGCCAAGGGCAAGCACGTCGTGATCATCGGCGGCGGGGACACCGGCGCCGACTGCTACGGCACGGCGATCCGCCAGGGAGCCGCGTCGGTCACGCAGCTCGAGCTGCTGCCGCGCCCGCCCGAGCAGCGGACGCCGAACAACCCGTGGCCGGAATGGCCGAACGTGTTCCGGATCTCGGCCGCGCACGAAGAAGGCGGCGAACGCCTGTTCTCCGTGTCGACCGACCGGTTCTCCGGCGACGCCGGCCAGGTGCGTGCGTTGCACGCCGTGAAGGTCGCGCGAATCCAGGAGGGCGGGCGCACGGAGTTCCGTCCGATCGCAGGCAGCGAGTTCACGATGCCCGCCGAGCTGGTGCTGCTCGCGATGGGGTTCCTCGGGCCGGAGCACCAGGGCATGCTGGCCGAACTCGGCGTGCAACTGACCGAGCGCGGCACCGTGTGGACCGACGAGCGCTGGATGACCAGCGTGCCGGGCGTGTTCGCCGCCGGCGACATGCAGCGCGGGCAGTCGCTCATCGTGTGGGCGATCGCCGAAGGGCGGAGCGTGGCGCACGCCGTCGATGCCCATCTCATGGGGAGCTCGATGCTGCCGGCGCCGGTCAGGAGCCAGGGCGCGGCCTGA